A portion of the Flavobacterium limnophilum genome contains these proteins:
- a CDS encoding UDP-N-acetylmuramoyl-tripeptide--D-alanyl-D-alanine ligase, protein MDISQIHGLFLKCNSVSIDTRKIEPNSMFVAIKGENFDANTFAKEALEKGASYVIIDNEDYFIDQRTILVKNSLETLQELAKFHRQYLKLPIIALTGSNGKTTTKELINVVLSKKYNTKATVGNLNNHIGVPLTLLSFSSKTEMGIVEMGANHKKEIEFLCELAKPDYGYITNFGKAHLEGFGGVEGVIQGKSEMYDYLSQNNKLAFINLEDPIQVEKSQKMNCYSFGLNKKEADVNITSIVANPFVEISFSNLLVQTHLIGLYNANNINAALTVGKYFGVDDLSIKEALESYVPENNRSQLLSKGTNQIILDAYNANPSSMAVAIANFLQLDNANKIMILGDMFELGEESSQEHKAIVNSLLNTKEVVCHFIGKEFYANQNDEKNFHFYESFESFSDYLKNIKIENSSILIKGSRGMALERTLQFL, encoded by the coding sequence ATGGATATCTCCCAAATTCATGGTTTATTTTTGAAATGCAATTCAGTTTCTATAGACACTCGAAAAATAGAACCCAATTCGATGTTTGTTGCCATAAAAGGCGAAAACTTTGACGCAAACACGTTTGCAAAAGAAGCTCTAGAAAAAGGAGCTTCTTACGTGATAATTGACAATGAAGACTATTTTATTGATCAAAGAACTATCTTGGTAAAAAACAGTTTAGAGACACTGCAAGAATTGGCTAAATTTCATCGTCAATATTTAAAACTACCCATAATTGCACTTACTGGAAGTAATGGAAAAACTACCACAAAAGAACTAATCAACGTAGTTCTTTCCAAAAAGTATAATACAAAAGCAACTGTTGGAAATTTAAACAATCATATTGGCGTGCCTTTGACCTTGTTGTCTTTTAGTAGCAAAACAGAGATGGGCATCGTAGAAATGGGAGCCAATCATAAAAAAGAAATTGAATTTCTATGCGAATTGGCTAAACCGGATTATGGGTACATCACTAATTTTGGGAAAGCACATTTAGAAGGTTTTGGCGGAGTGGAAGGAGTTATTCAAGGCAAAAGTGAAATGTATGACTATCTTTCACAAAACAATAAATTGGCTTTCATTAATCTGGAAGATCCAATTCAGGTTGAAAAGTCCCAAAAAATGAATTGTTATTCCTTTGGTTTAAATAAAAAAGAGGCAGACGTGAACATTACATCCATTGTTGCCAATCCATTTGTGGAAATTTCTTTTTCAAATCTCTTGGTTCAAACACATTTAATTGGGCTTTACAATGCCAACAATATTAATGCTGCTCTCACTGTTGGAAAATATTTTGGAGTCGATGATTTATCTATAAAAGAAGCCTTGGAGAGTTATGTTCCCGAGAACAACAGGTCACAACTTTTGTCCAAAGGAACGAACCAGATTATTTTGGATGCCTATAATGCCAATCCAAGCAGTATGGCGGTTGCCATTGCGAACTTTTTGCAATTGGACAATGCAAACAAGATTATGATATTGGGCGATATGTTTGAGTTGGGTGAGGAAAGCAGTCAGGAACACAAAGCAATTGTAAATTCACTTTTAAATACAAAAGAGGTTGTTTGTCATTTCATTGGAAAAGAATTTTATGCGAATCAAAATGATGAAAAGAATTTTCATTTTTATGAAAGTTTCGAATCTTTTTCGGATTATTTGAAAAACATAAAAATCGAAAATAGCTCCATTCTTATTAAAGGGTCTAGAGGAATGGCTCTCGAAAGGACACTGCAATTTTTATAG
- a CDS encoding triple tyrosine motif-containing protein, which yields MKFAFLQCLFCIVLLSTAPLHSQVKNIGLPEIRNYKKTDYKGGTQNWNIDQDKNGNLYFANNNGLFQLDGSSWHKYSLPNNSVIRCVKFEDSGKIFVGGSNEFGYFSSDSKGKLTYNSLSKFLNTKISVFDIAWKIHLYKDEVIFQSFENAYVYKNNKIRVLKPLSSFQFSFQVENKLYFQDVLKGLLEYRDGKLYPLEGTAILNNTEVWGMFKMPEKKLLIATLDKGLFIYENNKMSSWNTEANTFIKKNSCLGGVSIKNKYIVLNSVLNGIIICDETGRIIQHVNQKKGLQNNTVLTSFVDEKDNLWLGLDNGIAFINENSPFSYFGISYDLSTVYATAIYNNNLYVATNQGVFYHSWNSPFQEDTFKLVEGTTSQAWNIQIVDGQLICAHNRGALLIKGKKLIKNLDKKGYWSFKKIPNNPNYMIGSNYNGFSLFEKKSGEWQFIRQIEGFSKSVGTFEIDNTNIWVKKDNLIYQITLGDDLKRFKSVKTHQNLSNFDKGITSIQTIRNKIYFQTNNHFYKYSQNNDTFYKDTIVNELFKKIPKTNTIYEDNIGNIWYTNKESLCVLRKNNTNSYTNIVAPFYNLTQNLVYNNLSINTIDPENIFIGLTDGLAHYDSKSYRNFMIKPKVFIRSFSFIGDTIQFGNGKNKMGKFKIPYKSNYEKFTFSSPTYENIENIKYSYQLEGFEDNWSNWTSSSIKEYTNLREGDYIMKVRVKNSYGIQSDTASVVFSVSPPWYRHFLAYIFYAITVTIIIHYIRKRIQAKIRMNKYYETIEQRRIYLEKESKIRQEQFDLEKQIERLQNEKLKTQILVKDKELVTNSLQVVKKNKILNGIIRKLKDINMDSFDESAKFQFNKLNKSIIKEVNTDHSWKDLEKHIKNVHFDFLKKLKEKHPTITPRELDLSTYLLMNMSTKEIAEIMNISSGGVELARYRLRKKLGLNKKENLTGFLMGV from the coding sequence ATGAAATTCGCTTTTCTTCAATGTCTATTCTGTATAGTTTTATTGTCAACAGCCCCTCTTCATTCCCAAGTGAAAAACATAGGATTACCGGAAATTAGAAATTATAAAAAAACAGACTACAAAGGAGGAACCCAAAACTGGAACATTGATCAAGACAAAAACGGCAATCTATATTTCGCCAACAACAATGGTCTTTTCCAACTTGACGGCTCTTCTTGGCATAAATACAGCTTACCCAACAATTCAGTTATCAGATGTGTTAAATTCGAGGATTCCGGAAAAATTTTCGTTGGAGGCTCTAATGAATTTGGATATTTCAGTTCCGATTCAAAAGGAAAGCTAACTTATAATTCGCTTTCAAAATTTTTAAATACAAAAATTAGTGTTTTTGACATAGCTTGGAAAATCCATCTCTATAAGGACGAGGTCATTTTTCAGTCCTTTGAAAATGCATATGTCTACAAAAACAACAAAATTAGGGTGCTTAAACCATTATCTTCTTTCCAATTTTCGTTTCAAGTAGAAAACAAACTCTATTTTCAGGATGTTTTAAAAGGATTGCTGGAATATAGAGACGGAAAACTTTATCCACTTGAGGGAACAGCTATTTTAAACAACACGGAAGTGTGGGGAATGTTTAAAATGCCCGAAAAGAAGCTTCTGATTGCGACATTGGACAAAGGACTTTTTATATATGAAAACAATAAAATGAGTTCCTGGAATACCGAAGCCAACACTTTTATTAAAAAGAATAGCTGCCTTGGAGGCGTTTCCATCAAAAACAAATACATTGTCTTGAACTCGGTTTTAAACGGGATTATTATTTGTGATGAAACTGGCAGAATAATCCAGCATGTCAATCAAAAAAAAGGACTACAAAACAACACTGTCCTTACCTCATTTGTAGACGAAAAAGACAATCTGTGGTTGGGACTTGATAATGGAATTGCATTTATAAACGAGAACTCTCCTTTTTCCTATTTTGGCATCAGCTATGATTTGAGTACCGTTTACGCAACCGCCATTTACAACAACAATCTTTATGTTGCCACAAACCAAGGTGTTTTTTACCATTCTTGGAATAGTCCTTTCCAGGAAGACACTTTTAAACTGGTAGAAGGAACTACGAGCCAAGCGTGGAATATTCAAATTGTTGACGGCCAACTAATTTGCGCACACAATAGGGGTGCCCTATTAATTAAAGGCAAAAAACTCATTAAGAACTTGGATAAAAAGGGATATTGGAGTTTTAAAAAAATCCCAAACAACCCCAATTACATGATTGGTTCAAACTACAATGGTTTTTCCCTTTTTGAAAAAAAATCGGGTGAATGGCAATTTATTCGGCAAATTGAAGGCTTTTCAAAATCTGTGGGAACCTTTGAAATAGACAATACAAATATTTGGGTCAAAAAAGACAACCTAATTTACCAAATCACTTTAGGAGATGATTTAAAAAGATTCAAATCTGTCAAAACCCATCAAAATCTTTCCAATTTTGACAAAGGAATTACCAGTATACAAACCATTAGAAACAAAATTTATTTCCAAACCAACAATCATTTTTATAAATATTCACAGAACAATGATACATTCTACAAAGACACCATCGTCAATGAACTATTTAAAAAAATCCCAAAAACAAACACCATTTATGAAGATAATATTGGCAATATATGGTACACAAACAAGGAGTCTTTATGCGTTTTAAGAAAAAACAACACTAACAGCTACACCAATATTGTCGCACCATTTTACAATTTAACACAAAATCTAGTTTACAACAACCTATCGATCAACACTATCGATCCAGAAAATATTTTCATTGGTCTTACTGATGGCCTAGCTCATTATGATTCAAAATCATATCGCAATTTTATGATAAAACCCAAAGTATTCATACGAAGTTTTTCGTTTATAGGAGACACCATACAATTTGGAAACGGAAAAAACAAAATGGGAAAATTTAAAATTCCCTACAAATCAAATTACGAAAAATTCACATTTTCGTCCCCTACCTATGAAAACATTGAAAACATAAAATATTCCTATCAGCTAGAAGGATTTGAAGACAATTGGAGCAATTGGACTTCATCATCAATAAAAGAATACACCAATTTGAGAGAGGGCGACTACATTATGAAAGTAAGGGTAAAAAATAGTTACGGAATCCAATCTGACACAGCATCTGTGGTTTTTAGCGTATCTCCGCCTTGGTACAGACACTTTCTAGCTTATATTTTTTATGCAATTACCGTTACAATAATTATTCATTATATCCGGAAAAGAATTCAAGCAAAAATCAGGATGAACAAATACTATGAGACAATTGAACAAAGGAGAATCTATCTAGAAAAAGAATCCAAAATAAGACAAGAACAATTTGATCTGGAAAAACAAATCGAACGACTTCAAAACGAAAAACTGAAGACACAAATTTTAGTAAAAGACAAAGAATTGGTAACAAATTCCCTTCAGGTGGTCAAAAAAAACAAAATCCTAAATGGAATCATCCGCAAACTAAAAGACATCAATATGGATTCCTTTGACGAATCTGCCAAATTTCAATTCAACAAATTAAACAAAAGTATAATTAAAGAAGTTAATACAGACCACAGTTGGAAGGACTTAGAAAAACACATCAAAAATGTTCATTTTGATTTTCTAAAAAAGTTGAAAGAAAAACATCCAACCATAACTCCTCGTGAATTGGATTTGTCAACTTATTTATTGATGAACATGTCCACGAAAGAAATTGCCGAAATTATGAATATTTCGAGTGGCGGAGTTGAATTGGCACGTTACAGATTAAGAAAAAAACTAGGCCTGAACAAAAAAGAAAATCTAACGGGATTTTTAATGGGCGTCTAA
- the porU gene encoding type IX secretion system sortase PorU, translating into MKKKILVYLLLIPFVSLAQFKGDITIEWLEKQEMSFGDFKINIPQFSGSSYNYNTSEKALFFTLNLSGTNSFSQNSVQLTNVVYESIATSQIGDLSPENIPRTPAATLKTTQSRDLKQTFLVLSPIVKDEFGFKRIKSFSYSINGANSRIAQTNKSKGVISNSVLASGDWYQFYIEKSGVYKISKNFLQQLGLNVSSVDPKKIKIYGNGGKMLPLSNNTYYPIDLTENAIEIVGESDGTFNNEDYILFYAEGVDTWNNESQTNINLYDTKSYYYVTVQGSDGKRIQNMVQPSESSTLNLSTFDDYQFHELDLINIAHLGRLWLGETFDIKQDQEFSFTFPNIDTTTPIKLNINTASAAFTPTSFKVSANGLDVGTIICPALVAYSGTEFNTSSLPSNTSFTGSETVKIKLSYDNNGVPGSKGYLDKIGLIAKRKLQGYGKQFLFQYDLSSSSMGIVSYTISNAAGISRIWDVTDIYNVTKVENSNQASFSFKANLGELRKYVAVDALDYFTPLKSSKTKIANQNLKGTLFKNAQGQFQDIDYVIITPAFLTSQAEKLANFHRSYSNLNVKVIPLETIYQEFSSGKQDIAAIRNCIKYIYENASTPEKKVKYINLFGDASYDYKNRTPNNTNIVPIYQALNSNTSGESSFASDDFYGLMDANEGNIISSFGGIDIAVGRMLNNDAAQAEEMVNKVLEYHDTKSYGSWRNNFVMVSDDSDKTSDVSLQSRQNNLADAITAAKPFMNADKIIMDSYVQEASAGGSRYPKARTDLFSAFEKGALVFNYLGHGGEDGLSGERIWEKSDGQNLNNQFRYPLFITITCEFSRFDNPSRPTAGEYTYWNPKGGAIAMLTTIRSIGQFSAENFNDVLSKNLFSFGSNQYTSIAEALRISKNSNPNSSANVVLYLGDPALMLAIPKPKIRLTKVNDIPVSQAFDDFKSLAKMKISGEITDENNLPLSNYNGELSTIIFDKTISRTTLNNDGYSPPIPFNILGETIFRGNASVTNGQFEFSFIVPRDIRVPLANGKISFYAKKNQFFENQTGYDTSIKIGGINENAVVDNINPRVKLYMNDETFVSGGTTNESPFLLAHLEDENGMNTASGIGHDMVAILDGDVENPYILNDYYQTDLDDYTKGTLRFPLRNLAVGLHTITFKAWDVYNNPITAEIQFVVVGNESITLTHVLNYPNPFVNYTEFWFSHNRPYEPLEVQVQVMTITGKVVWTRNQIITTEGFLSKEITWDGKDDFGNRIGKGVYVYKLVVKSNLSNTKTEKFEKLVIL; encoded by the coding sequence ATGAAAAAAAAAATTTTAGTTTATTTATTATTGATTCCCTTTGTTTCTTTGGCACAATTTAAAGGAGACATAACTATTGAATGGCTTGAAAAACAAGAAATGTCGTTCGGTGATTTTAAAATCAACATCCCCCAATTTTCGGGAAGCAGCTACAATTATAACACATCCGAAAAGGCACTTTTTTTTACGCTAAATCTTTCAGGAACAAACTCTTTCAGCCAGAACTCAGTTCAACTAACAAACGTGGTTTATGAATCTATCGCAACATCGCAAATCGGTGATTTAAGCCCCGAAAACATTCCAAGAACACCAGCCGCCACCTTAAAAACAACTCAATCTAGAGATTTAAAACAGACATTTCTTGTCTTGTCGCCAATCGTGAAAGACGAGTTTGGTTTTAAAAGAATCAAATCTTTCTCTTATTCTATCAACGGGGCAAATTCAAGAATAGCGCAAACCAATAAAAGCAAGGGAGTGATATCCAATTCAGTTTTAGCTTCAGGTGATTGGTATCAATTCTATATTGAAAAATCAGGAGTTTATAAAATTTCCAAAAACTTTTTACAACAATTAGGCCTAAATGTAAGCTCAGTCGACCCCAAAAAGATAAAAATATACGGAAATGGAGGGAAAATGCTTCCTTTATCGAACAATACCTATTACCCAATAGATTTAACCGAAAATGCCATTGAAATTGTCGGAGAAAGCGATGGCACGTTCAACAACGAGGATTATATCCTTTTTTATGCCGAAGGAGTTGACACTTGGAACAATGAAAGTCAAACCAATATTAATTTATACGATACAAAATCCTATTATTATGTAACTGTCCAGGGAAGCGATGGAAAAAGAATACAAAATATGGTTCAGCCTTCCGAAAGCAGCACTTTAAATTTAAGCACTTTTGACGATTACCAATTTCACGAATTAGACCTTATAAACATTGCACATTTAGGAAGACTATGGCTTGGTGAAACATTTGACATCAAACAAGACCAAGAATTTAGCTTTACTTTTCCAAACATTGACACAACAACACCAATAAAACTGAATATAAATACCGCTTCGGCCGCATTCACGCCTACTTCCTTCAAAGTCTCGGCAAACGGACTAGATGTTGGAACAATAATATGTCCGGCACTTGTAGCTTATTCAGGCACTGAATTCAACACCTCTTCTTTACCTAGCAATACCAGTTTTACAGGCTCAGAAACCGTAAAAATCAAATTGTCCTATGACAACAATGGCGTTCCGGGCTCAAAAGGATACCTCGATAAAATTGGACTAATTGCCAAAAGAAAACTTCAAGGATACGGAAAACAATTCCTGTTTCAATATGATTTGTCCAGCTCCAGTATGGGAATCGTGAGTTACACCATTTCGAATGCAGCCGGAATTTCCAGAATATGGGATGTCACCGACATATATAATGTAACCAAAGTCGAAAATTCAAATCAGGCTTCTTTCTCCTTTAAAGCAAACTTGGGGGAACTTAGAAAATATGTTGCCGTTGACGCCTTGGATTATTTCACGCCTTTAAAAAGCAGTAAAACAAAAATTGCCAACCAGAACCTGAAAGGCACTCTCTTTAAAAATGCTCAAGGTCAATTTCAGGATATTGATTACGTGATCATCACTCCAGCCTTTTTAACCAGCCAAGCCGAAAAATTGGCTAATTTCCACCGTTCTTATTCCAATTTGAATGTAAAAGTAATTCCTCTTGAAACCATTTATCAGGAATTCTCTTCAGGAAAACAAGACATTGCCGCCATCAGGAACTGCATTAAATACATCTATGAAAACGCTTCGACACCCGAAAAAAAGGTAAAATATATCAACCTTTTTGGTGACGCTTCTTATGATTATAAAAACCGCACACCAAACAACACCAATATTGTTCCAATATATCAGGCTCTAAACAGCAATACTTCCGGAGAATCTTCCTTTGCATCCGATGATTTCTACGGATTGATGGATGCCAATGAAGGAAACATCATCTCTTCTTTTGGAGGAATAGACATTGCCGTAGGCAGAATGCTAAACAATGATGCCGCACAAGCCGAAGAAATGGTCAATAAAGTATTGGAATATCACGACACTAAATCCTACGGAAGTTGGAGAAATAATTTTGTGATGGTTAGTGATGATTCCGACAAGACTTCTGATGTTAGCTTGCAAAGCAGGCAAAACAACTTGGCCGACGCCATAACGGCAGCCAAACCATTCATGAATGCCGATAAAATAATTATGGACTCCTATGTGCAGGAAGCCTCTGCTGGCGGATCAAGATATCCCAAAGCAAGAACCGATTTGTTCAGTGCCTTCGAAAAAGGGGCTTTGGTATTCAACTATTTGGGACATGGCGGAGAAGACGGATTGTCAGGCGAACGAATTTGGGAGAAATCGGACGGACAAAACTTGAACAATCAATTCAGATACCCCCTATTCATAACAATTACCTGCGAGTTCTCCCGTTTTGACAACCCTTCCAGACCAACAGCCGGAGAATACACTTATTGGAATCCAAAAGGCGGAGCCATTGCCATGTTGACAACCATCCGATCCATCGGACAGTTCAGTGCCGAAAATTTTAATGATGTTTTATCAAAAAATTTATTCTCATTTGGATCAAATCAATACACTTCCATCGCCGAAGCCTTGAGAATTTCCAAAAACAGCAATCCCAACTCCTCCGCAAATGTCGTTCTCTATTTAGGCGATCCTGCCCTAATGTTGGCCATTCCAAAACCTAAAATCAGACTAACAAAGGTAAACGACATTCCCGTATCGCAAGCCTTTGATGATTTCAAATCATTGGCCAAAATGAAAATATCCGGAGAAATAACCGACGAAAATAACCTTCCTTTGTCCAATTATAACGGAGAACTTTCGACCATTATTTTCGACAAGACAATTTCAAGAACAACTTTAAACAATGACGGATATAGTCCACCGATCCCTTTTAACATTCTTGGCGAAACCATTTTTAGAGGAAACGCATCGGTTACCAACGGACAATTCGAGTTTAGTTTCATAGTTCCACGGGACATTCGAGTTCCATTGGCCAATGGGAAAATTAGTTTTTATGCCAAAAAGAATCAATTTTTCGAAAACCAAACGGGCTATGACACCAGCATAAAAATTGGCGGAATAAATGAAAATGCCGTCGTGGACAATATTAACCCAAGAGTGAAGTTATATATGAATGACGAGACTTTTGTTTCGGGCGGAACAACAAACGAATCACCCTTCCTGCTGGCCCATCTTGAAGACGAAAACGGCATGAACACGGCCAGCGGAATAGGACATGATATGGTGGCAATACTGGATGGTGATGTTGAAAATCCTTATATTTTGAACGATTATTATCAAACTGATTTGGATGATTACACCAAGGGAACACTTCGATTTCCATTAAGGAATCTGGCTGTCGGCCTGCACACCATCACGTTCAAAGCTTGGGACGTTTACAACAATCCCATCACTGCCGAAATCCAGTTTGTGGTCGTAGGCAACGAATCGATAACATTGACCCATGTGTTGAATTATCCCAATCCATTTGTCAATTATACCGAATTTTGGTTTTCGCACAACAGGCCTTATGAACCTTTGGAAGTCCAGGTTCAAGTGATGACCATAACCGGAAAGGTGGTTTGGACAAGAAATCAAATCATTACCACCGAAGGATTTCTGTCCAAAGAAATCACTTGGGACGGCAAAGATGATTTTGGAAACAGGATAGGAAAAGGAGTTTATGTTTACAAACTTGTCGTTAAATCAAACTTAAGCAACACAAAAACCGAAAAATTTGAAAAACTTGTAATACTTTAA
- the gldJ gene encoding gliding motility lipoprotein GldJ: protein MKVNKIMALRLMLSMMLVLGFASCSKKSSSKNSSRATGWNVDGKKASKKQEAGPGLVFVEGGTFTMGKVEDDVMHDWNNTPTQQHVQSFYMDETEVTNAMYLEYLDWVKKVFPPTDENFKDVYNGVVPDTLVWRNRLGYNETMTNNYLRHPSYAEYPVVGVNWVQAVEFAKWRTERVNEALLEKNGLLKRNAKTNDVTAEQNFNTETYLNSPTSAYGGNAEIVLPGKKGARKTPKAGKNGTAAPATGLYATRSSGIFLPEYRLPTEAEWEYAAAADVGQREYNIYKGQKKYPWSGSYTRSGKRQSKGDQLANFKQGNGDYGGIAGWSDDGADITNAVKKYPANDFGLYDMAGNVAEWVLDVYRPIVDNEANDFNYFRGNQYTKNKIGKDGKIEVITKDSIQYKTLSNGKKVATSFPGQIAQVPVDENETYLRQNFDKSDNVNYRDGDKQSSKFFNFADSESTNKKANDERDMYNSPKHNVTTDSLGKMVRKYDKSNKRTTLINDNVRVYKGGSWRDRAYWLDPAQRRYFPQDMATDYIGFRCAMSKVGAKSEKGKRARN, encoded by the coding sequence ATGAAAGTAAATAAAATTATGGCCTTGCGATTGATGTTGTCGATGATGTTGGTACTAGGTTTTGCTAGCTGTAGCAAAAAATCGAGTTCAAAAAACTCATCAAGAGCAACAGGTTGGAATGTAGATGGAAAAAAGGCTTCAAAGAAACAAGAAGCTGGCCCAGGATTGGTTTTTGTTGAAGGAGGAACTTTTACGATGGGTAAAGTGGAAGATGATGTTATGCATGATTGGAACAACACACCAACCCAACAACACGTCCAATCTTTTTATATGGATGAAACAGAGGTGACAAATGCCATGTATCTAGAATATCTGGACTGGGTAAAAAAAGTGTTTCCACCAACCGATGAGAATTTCAAAGATGTTTATAATGGTGTAGTTCCAGATACATTAGTTTGGAGAAATAGATTGGGGTATAACGAAACGATGACCAACAACTATTTAAGACATCCTTCCTATGCAGAATATCCTGTAGTGGGTGTAAACTGGGTTCAAGCAGTTGAATTTGCTAAATGGAGAACAGAACGTGTGAATGAAGCTCTATTGGAAAAAAATGGTTTACTTAAAAGAAATGCCAAAACAAATGATGTAACCGCAGAACAAAATTTCAATACAGAAACTTATTTGAATTCTCCTACATCAGCTTATGGTGGAAACGCGGAAATTGTATTGCCAGGGAAAAAAGGAGCCAGAAAAACGCCTAAAGCAGGAAAAAATGGAACTGCGGCGCCTGCAACAGGACTTTATGCAACTAGGTCTTCAGGGATTTTTCTTCCTGAATATAGACTTCCTACCGAAGCAGAATGGGAATATGCCGCTGCAGCCGATGTGGGGCAAAGAGAATACAATATTTATAAAGGCCAGAAAAAATATCCTTGGTCTGGAAGTTATACTCGTTCCGGAAAAAGACAAAGCAAAGGAGACCAATTGGCCAATTTCAAACAAGGGAATGGTGATTACGGTGGTATAGCGGGATGGTCTGATGATGGCGCCGACATTACCAATGCAGTAAAAAAATATCCGGCAAATGATTTTGGATTATACGATATGGCAGGAAACGTAGCCGAATGGGTTCTTGATGTTTATAGACCAATTGTTGATAACGAAGCCAATGATTTCAATTATTTTAGAGGAAATCAATATACCAAAAATAAAATTGGAAAAGACGGTAAAATTGAAGTTATAACTAAAGATAGCATTCAATATAAAACCTTAAGTAACGGTAAAAAAGTGGCGACAAGTTTTCCGGGGCAAATTGCCCAAGTCCCAGTGGATGAAAACGAAACTTATTTGAGGCAAAATTTTGATAAAAGTGATAATGTCAACTATAGAGATGGAGACAAACAATCATCTAAATTTTTTAATTTTGCAGACTCTGAATCTACCAACAAAAAAGCAAATGACGAAAGAGATATGTATAACTCGCCTAAACACAATGTAACAACAGACAGTTTAGGTAAAATGGTTAGAAAATATGACAAGTCAAATAAAAGAACAACTTTGATAAACGATAATGTAAGAGTTTACAAAGGAGGGTCTTGGAGAGACAGGGCATATTGGCTAGACCCGGCACAAAGAAGATATTTTCCTCAAGATATGGCAACAGACTATATTGGATTTAGATGCGCAATGTCAAAAGTTGGAGCTAAATCTGAAAAAGGAAAAAGAGCTAGAAATTAA